A genomic window from Tachyglossus aculeatus isolate mTacAcu1 chromosome 27, mTacAcu1.pri, whole genome shotgun sequence includes:
- the TUBB4B gene encoding tubulin beta-4B chain has product MREIVHLQAGQCGNQIGAKFWEVISDEHGIDPTGTYHGDSDLQLERINVYYNEATGGKYVPRAVLVDLEPGTMDSVRSGPFGQIFRPDNFVFGQSGAGNNWAKGHYTEGAELVDSVLDVVRKEAESCDCLQGFQLTHSLGGGTGSGMGTLLISKIREEYPDRIMNTFSVVPSPKVSDTVVEPYNATLSVHQLVENTDETYCIDNEALYDICFRTLKLTTPTYGDLNHLVSATMSGVTTCLRFPGQLNADLRKLAVNMVPFPRLHFFMPGFAPLTSRGSQQYRALTVPELTQQMFDAKNMMAACDPRHGRYLTVAAIFRGRMSMKEVDEQMLNVQNKNSSYFVEWIPNNVKTAVCDIPPRGLKMSATFIGNSTAIQELFKRISEQFTAMFRRKAFLHWYTGEGMDEMEFTEAESNMNDLVSEYQQYQDATAEEEGEFEEEAEEEVA; this is encoded by the exons ATGAGGGAGATCGTCCACCTGCAGGCTGGCCAGTGCGGCAACCAGATCGGCGCCAAG TTCTGGGAGGTGATCAGCGACGAGCACGGGATCGATCCCACCGGCACTTACCATGGCGACAGCGACCTGCAGCTGGAGCGGATCAACGTCTACTACAACGAGGCCACAG GCGGCAAGTACGTTCCCCGAGCCGTGCTGGTGGACTTGGAGCCCGGAACGATGGACTCGGTCCGCTCGGGGCCCTTCGGGCAGATCTTCAGGCCGGATAACTTCGTCTTCG GTCAGAGCGGGGCCGGGAACAACTGGGCCAAGGGCCACTACACGGAGGGGGCCGAGCTGGTGGACTCGGTGCTGGACGTGGTCCGCAAGGAGGCGGAGAGCTGCGACTGCCTGCAGGGCTTCCAGCTGACCCACTCGCTGGGCGGGGGCACGGGCTCGGGCATGGGCACCCTGCTGATCAGCAAGATCCGCGAGGAGTACCCCGACCGCATCATGAACACTTTCAGCGTGGTGCCGTCGCCCAAGGTGTCGGACACGGTGGTGGAGCCGTACAACGCCACCCTGTCGGTCCACCAGCTGGTGGAGAACACGGACGAGACCTACTGCATCGACAACGAGGCCCTGTACGACATCTGCTTCCGCACCCTCAAGCTGACCACCCCCACCTACGGCGACCTCAACCACCTGGTGTCGGCCACCATGAGCGGGGTGACCACCTGCCTGCGCTTCCCGGGCCAGCTGAACGCCGACCTGCGCAAGCTGGCCGTCAACATGGTGCCCTTCCCGCGCCTGCACTTCTTCATGCCCGGCTTCGCCCCGCTGACCAGCCGCGGCAGCCAGCAGTACCGGGCCCTGACGGTGCCCGAGCTGACCCAGCAGATGTTCGACGCCAAGAACATGATGGCCGCCTGCGACCCCCGCCACGGCCGCTACCTGACCGTGGCCGCCATCTTCCGCGGCCGCATGTCCATGAAGGAGGTGGACGAGCAGATGCTCAACGTGCAGAACAAGAACAGCAGCTACTTCGTCGAGTGGATCCCCAACAACGTCAAGACGGCCGTCTGCGACATCCCGCCCCGCGGCCTGAAGATGTCCGCCACCTTCATCGGCAACAGCACGGCCATCCAGGAGCTGTTCAAGCGCATCTCGGAGCAGTTCACCGCCATGTTCCGCCGCAAGGCCTTCCTGCACTGGTACACGGGGGAGGGCATGGACGAGATGGAGTTCACCGAGGCCGAGAGCAACATGAACGACCTCGTCTCCGAGTACCAGCAGTACCAGGACGCCACggccgaggaggagggcgagttcgaggaggaggcggaagaggaggtggcctga